In Gemmata obscuriglobus, a single genomic region encodes these proteins:
- a CDS encoding MBL fold metallo-hydrolase, with protein sequence MLPDRPVDNAPYHTITHAGLTIEGWSRAAVQSYWRIPELKIGFDLGAQPWDFMGTPNWFVSHTHLDHVAALPVYVARRRMMKMDPPTVYVPAEGLEDVKKLMAVMHRLDRGRQLAHLKGLTAGDEIELTREHVVTVFNTVHTIPSRGFVVWERRNKLKDEYIGLPGDKIKELKLAGTAITREVRIPIVAYTGDTAPAGLDACPACFDAKILITEMSFVRAAHRRDKIHKFGHMHLDDFVERAQRFKNELIIAGHFSTRYHPNEVRKLLDNKLPADLKARMRFWV encoded by the coding sequence ATGCTGCCCGATCGGCCGGTAGACAACGCCCCGTACCACACGATCACCCACGCGGGGCTCACGATCGAGGGGTGGTCGCGCGCGGCGGTGCAGAGCTACTGGCGCATCCCCGAACTGAAGATCGGGTTCGACCTGGGCGCGCAGCCGTGGGACTTCATGGGCACGCCGAACTGGTTCGTGTCGCACACCCACCTGGACCACGTCGCGGCGCTGCCGGTGTACGTCGCGCGGCGCCGCATGATGAAAATGGACCCGCCGACGGTGTACGTGCCGGCCGAGGGGCTCGAAGACGTCAAGAAGCTGATGGCTGTCATGCACCGCCTGGACCGCGGGCGCCAGTTGGCGCACCTGAAGGGGCTGACCGCCGGCGACGAGATCGAGCTGACGCGCGAGCACGTGGTGACGGTGTTCAACACGGTCCACACGATCCCGAGCCGCGGGTTCGTGGTGTGGGAGCGCCGCAACAAGCTCAAGGACGAGTACATCGGGCTGCCCGGCGACAAGATCAAGGAGCTGAAGCTCGCGGGGACGGCGATCACGCGCGAGGTGCGCATCCCGATCGTGGCCTACACCGGCGACACCGCCCCGGCGGGCCTGGACGCGTGCCCGGCGTGCTTCGACGCGAAGATCCTGATCACCGAGATGAGCTTCGTACGGGCGGCCCACCGGCGTGACAAGATCCACAAGTTCGGGCACATGCACCTGGACGACTTCGTGGAGCGCGCCCAGCGGTTCAAGAACGAGCTGATCATCGCGGGGCACTTCAGCACCCGCTACCACCCGAACGAGGTGCGGAAGCTGCTCGACAACAAGCTCCCCGCCGACCTGAAGGCGCGGATGCGGTTCTGGGTGTGA
- a CDS encoding ABC transporter permease → MGYALSTIWYERQRFLPAILAVAFSAVLVAVQSGLVLGLLSVLSMPVDRAPADVWVAFPSVRSVDFGRPIPERWVSRLAAQPEVDRAEGAVIGFAPWTRQGANPAQTTTQVCNVVGARLDPQSLAAPDVVRNSPELLAALAEPMAVAVDESELDRLGVRGVGDTAEVVGRRVRVAGLVSGCRSLGGPYLFCSLETARVLLGYQPDQVTYLVARCKNPGDAGAAARRMNGYPQLSAFTSDEFSARSRLHWLTTTKAGVAIGFTALLGLLVGAVVTSQTLFAATAASQREFATLRAMGIPKWRLKFSVLVQSFWVGLFGLALAAPITLALAEGANALGTAVRLHPYILLGSAAVTMLMALGSGMAALRSFQGVDPAHNIR, encoded by the coding sequence TTGGGCTACGCACTTTCTACCATCTGGTACGAGCGGCAGCGGTTCCTGCCCGCGATCCTCGCCGTGGCGTTCAGCGCGGTGCTGGTCGCGGTGCAGTCGGGGCTGGTGCTCGGGCTGCTGTCGGTGCTGTCGATGCCGGTGGACCGCGCGCCGGCCGACGTGTGGGTCGCCTTCCCGTCCGTCCGGAGCGTCGATTTCGGGCGGCCCATCCCGGAGCGGTGGGTGTCCCGGCTGGCGGCCCAGCCCGAAGTGGACCGGGCGGAAGGCGCGGTCATCGGGTTCGCGCCGTGGACCCGACAAGGCGCGAACCCGGCCCAGACCACAACGCAAGTGTGCAACGTCGTCGGCGCGCGGCTGGACCCGCAGTCGCTCGCCGCGCCGGACGTGGTGCGCAACAGCCCCGAACTGCTCGCCGCCCTGGCCGAGCCGATGGCGGTGGCGGTGGACGAGTCCGAACTCGACCGGCTCGGGGTCCGTGGGGTCGGGGACACCGCGGAGGTCGTCGGCCGGCGGGTGCGGGTAGCGGGGCTCGTCTCCGGGTGCCGGAGCCTCGGCGGGCCGTACCTGTTTTGCTCGCTCGAAACCGCCCGGGTGCTGCTGGGCTACCAGCCGGATCAGGTGACGTACCTCGTCGCGCGGTGCAAGAACCCGGGCGACGCCGGGGCGGCGGCGCGGCGCATGAACGGCTACCCGCAACTGAGCGCGTTCACGTCCGACGAGTTCTCTGCCCGGTCCCGGCTGCACTGGCTCACGACCACGAAGGCCGGGGTGGCGATCGGGTTCACCGCGCTGCTCGGGCTGCTGGTGGGCGCCGTCGTGACGAGCCAGACGCTGTTCGCCGCGACCGCCGCCAGCCAGCGCGAGTTCGCGACGCTGCGCGCGATGGGCATCCCGAAGTGGCGGCTGAAGTTCTCGGTGCTGGTGCAATCGTTCTGGGTCGGGCTGTTCGGGCTGGCGCTCGCCGCCCCGATCACCCTCGCGCTGGCCGAAGGGGCGAACGCGCTGGGAACGGCGGTGCGGCTGCACCCCTACATCCTGCTCGGCTCCGCGGCGGTCACCATGCTGATGGCGCTCGGGTCCGGGATGGCGGCGCTGCGGTCCTTCCAGGGCGTGGACCCGGCGCACAACATTCGGTAG